A part of Thermotoga petrophila RKU-1 genomic DNA contains:
- a CDS encoding DUF3242 domain-containing protein → MRRSLLLVVVLLMLSSCTLIKVVVPPEAYSLDTAIFVLETRDYRLSDVKEIDSYGDVEMKGKVAVFETEYGPVFLYVYKGEEAKKIWKKLNGRAGFVSIRSVLDLPNMGKFSTVSDGKKIIAWWRKNWLFVVEGKNGVEEFVKHVYRVYEEMKR, encoded by the coding sequence GTGAGGCGCTCTTTGCTTCTCGTTGTTGTACTCCTGATGCTTTCTTCCTGTACGTTGATAAAAGTAGTGGTACCGCCGGAGGCCTATTCTCTGGATACAGCCATCTTCGTTCTGGAAACCAGAGATTACAGATTGTCGGATGTGAAGGAGATAGACAGTTATGGAGACGTGGAAATGAAGGGCAAAGTGGCGGTTTTTGAAACGGAGTATGGTCCTGTTTTCCTCTACGTCTACAAAGGCGAAGAAGCGAAGAAGATCTGGAAGAAATTGAACGGCAGAGCCGGGTTTGTTTCCATAAGAAGTGTTCTGGACCTGCCCAACATGGGAAAATTCTCCACAGTATCGGATGGAAAGAAGATCATTGCTTGGTGGAGAAAAAACTGGCTCTTCGTTGTCGAGGGAAAGAACGGTGTAGAAGAATTCGTGAAGCACGTTTACAGAGTCTACGAGGAGATGAAACGGTGA
- a CDS encoding glycerophosphodiester phosphodiesterase family protein, with amino-acid sequence MIVLGHRGYSAKYLENTLEALMKAIEAGADGVELDVRLSKDGEVVVSHDEDLKRLFGLDVKIRDATVSELKELTDGKMTTLREVFENITDDKIINVEIKEREVADAVLEISKRRKNLIFSSFDLDLLDEKFKGTKYGYLIDEENYGSIENFVERVEKELPYSLHIPYQAFELEYAVEVLRSFRKKGILVLVWTLNDSEIYRKIRGEIDGVITDEVELFVKLR; translated from the coding sequence GTGATCGTTCTGGGTCACAGAGGATACTCCGCAAAATACCTTGAAAACACTCTCGAAGCACTTATGAAGGCGATAGAAGCGGGAGCAGATGGGGTGGAACTGGACGTGAGACTGTCGAAAGATGGGGAAGTTGTCGTCTCACACGATGAAGATTTGAAAAGACTGTTCGGTCTGGACGTGAAGATAAGAGATGCCACCGTGTCAGAACTGAAAGAATTAACAGATGGGAAAATGACCACCCTTAGGGAAGTGTTCGAAAACATCACGGATGATAAAATCATTAACGTTGAGATAAAAGAAAGAGAAGTGGCAGATGCCGTTCTGGAAATTTCGAAAAGAAGGAAGAATCTGATATTCTCCTCTTTCGATCTGGACCTTCTCGATGAGAAATTCAAGGGGACAAAATACGGCTATCTGATAGATGAAGAAAACTACGGAAGTATCGAAAACTTTGTCGAGAGAGTTGAAAAAGAACTTCCTTATTCACTCCACATTCCATACCAGGCGTTTGAGTTAGAATACGCGGTGGAGGTTTTGAGGAGTTTCAGAAAAAAAGGAATCTTGGTCCTCGTCTGGACGCTGAACGATTCGGAGATCTATCGAAAGATACGCGGAGAAATAGATGGGGTTATCACAGACGAAGTGGAACTCTTCGTGAAGTTGAGGTGA
- a CDS encoding carboxymuconolactone decarboxylase family protein produces MEYKKFVETRRELNEKVISRGTLNTKRFFNLDSAVYRPGKLDVKTKELMGLVASTVLRCDDCIRYHLVRCVQEGASDEEIFEALDIALVVGGSIVIPHLRRAVGFLEELREMEKNGEAISL; encoded by the coding sequence GTGGAGTACAAAAAGTTTGTAGAAACAAGAAGAGAGCTGAACGAGAAAGTGATATCCCGTGGAACCCTGAACACAAAAAGATTTTTCAACCTCGACTCCGCTGTTTACAGGCCTGGAAAACTCGATGTGAAAACCAAAGAACTGATGGGGCTCGTAGCATCCACGGTGCTCAGGTGCGATGATTGTATAAGGTACCACCTCGTGAGGTGTGTTCAGGAGGGAGCGAGCGACGAGGAGATATTCGAAGCCCTTGACATCGCTCTTGTGGTTGGTGGCTCCATCGTGATACCACACCTGAGAAGAGCTGTTGGCTTCCTTGAAGAGCTGAGGGAGATGGAGAAAAATGGCGAGGCTATTTCTCTTTGA
- the polA gene encoding DNA polymerase I: MARLFLFDGTALAYRAYYALDRSLSTSAGIPTNATYGVARMLVRFIKDHIIVGKDYAAVAFDKRAATFRHKLLETYKAQRPKTPDLLIQQLPYIKRLVEALGMKVLEIEGYEADDIIATLAVKGLSLFDEIFIVTGDKDMLQLVNEKIKVWRIVKGISDLELYDAQKVKEKYGVEPHQIPDLLALTGDEIDNIPGVTGIGEKTAVQLLEKYRDLEDILNHIHELPQKTRKTMLRDRESAILSKKLAILETNVPIEINWEELRYQGHDREKLLSLLKELEFASIMKELQLYEESEPVGYRIVKDPVEFEKLVEKLKETPSFAIDLETSSLDPFECDIAGISLSFKPKEAYYIPLHHRNAQNLDEKEVLKKLKEILEDPGAKIVGQNLKFDYKVLMVKGIEPVPPHFDTMIAAYLIEPNEKKFNLDDLALKFLGYKMTSYQELMSFSSPLFGFSFVDVPLEKAANYSCEDADITYRLYKTLSLKLHEADLENVFYKIEMPLVSVLARMELNGVYVDTEFLKKLSEEYGKKLEELAEEIYRIAGEPFNINSPKQVSRILFEKLGIKPRGKTTKTGDYSTRIEVLEELAGEHEIIPLILEYRKIQKLKSTYIDALPKMVNPKTGRIHASFNQTGTATGRLSSSDPNLQNLPTKSEEGKEIRKAIVPQDPNWWIVSADYSQIELRILAHLSGDENLLRAFEEGIDVHTLTASRIFNVKPEEVTEEMRRAGKMVNFSIIYGVTPYGLSVRLGVPVKEAEKMIVNYFVLYPKVRDYIQRVVSEAKEKGYVRTLFGRKRDIPQLMARDRNTQAEGERIAINTPIQGTAADIIKLAMIEIDRELKERKMRSKMIIQVHDELVFEVPNEEKDALVELVKDRMTNVVKLSVPLEVDVTIGKTWS; encoded by the coding sequence ATGGCGAGGCTATTTCTCTTTGATGGAACCGCTCTGGCTTACAGAGCGTATTATGCGCTCGATAGATCGCTTTCCACCTCCGCCGGCATTCCCACAAACGCCACGTACGGTGTGGCGAGGATGCTGGTGAGATTCATCAAAGACCATATCATCGTCGGGAAAGACTACGCTGCTGTGGCTTTCGACAAAAGAGCTGCTACCTTCAGGCACAAGCTCCTCGAGACTTACAAGGCTCAAAGACCAAAGACTCCGGATCTCCTGATCCAGCAACTTCCGTACATAAAAAGACTTGTTGAAGCGCTTGGAATGAAGGTGCTGGAGATAGAGGGATACGAAGCAGACGATATAATTGCCACTCTGGCTGTGAAGGGGCTTTCGCTTTTCGACGAGATATTCATAGTGACTGGTGACAAAGATATGCTTCAGCTTGTGAACGAAAAGATCAAGGTGTGGCGAATCGTAAAAGGGATCTCCGACCTGGAACTTTACGATGCACAGAAGGTGAAGGAAAAATACGGTGTTGAACCCCATCAGATTCCCGATCTTCTGGCTCTAACCGGAGACGAAATAGACAACATCCCCGGTGTGACCGGGATAGGTGAAAAAACGGCCGTTCAGCTCCTCGAGAAATACAGAGACCTCGAAGACATCCTGAATCATATTCACGAACTTCCTCAAAAGACGAGAAAAACCATGCTTCGGGACAGAGAAAGTGCCATTCTCAGCAAAAAGCTGGCGATTCTGGAAACAAACGTTCCCATCGAAATAAACTGGGAAGAACTTCGCTACCAGGGCCACGACAGAGAGAAACTCCTGTCACTCTTGAAAGAACTGGAATTCGCATCCATCATGAAGGAACTCCAACTGTACGAAGAGTCCGAACCTGTTGGATACAGAATAGTGAAAGATCCGGTGGAATTTGAAAAACTCGTAGAGAAGCTGAAAGAAACCCCTTCGTTTGCCATAGATCTTGAAACGTCTTCCCTCGATCCCTTCGAATGCGACATTGCTGGTATTTCCTTGTCATTCAAACCGAAGGAAGCGTACTACATACCACTCCATCACAGAAACGCCCAGAACCTGGATGAAAAAGAGGTCTTGAAAAAGCTAAAAGAAATCCTGGAGGATCCTGGAGCAAAGATCGTTGGTCAGAATCTGAAATTCGACTACAAGGTTTTGATGGTAAAGGGTATAGAACCTGTCCCTCCTCACTTCGACACGATGATAGCGGCTTACCTTATTGAACCGAACGAAAAAAAATTCAATCTGGACGATCTCGCACTTAAATTTCTCGGTTACAAAATGACTTCCTACCAGGAACTCATGTCTTTCTCCTCACCGCTGTTTGGTTTCAGTTTTGTCGATGTTCCTCTGGAAAAAGCAGCGAACTATTCCTGTGAAGATGCAGACATCACCTACAGGCTCTACAAGACCCTGAGCTTAAAACTCCACGAGGCAGATCTGGAGAACGTGTTCTACAAGATAGAAATGCCTCTTGTAAGCGTGCTTGCACGGATGGAACTGAACGGTGTGTACGTGGACACAGAGTTCCTGAAGAAACTCTCAGAAGAGTACGGAAAAAAACTCGAAGAACTGGCAGAGGAAATATACAGGATAGCTGGAGAACCGTTCAACATAAACTCACCGAAACAGGTTTCAAGGATCCTCTTTGAAAAACTCGGCATAAAACCACGTGGTAAAACGACGAAAACGGGAGACTACTCAACACGCATAGAAGTCCTCGAGGAACTTGCCGGTGAACACGAAATCATTCCTCTGATTCTCGAATACAGAAAGATACAGAAATTGAAATCAACCTACATAGACGCCCTCCCCAAGATGGTCAACCCAAAGACCGGAAGAATTCATGCTTCTTTCAATCAAACGGGGACTGCCACTGGAAGACTCAGCAGCAGCGATCCCAACCTTCAGAACCTCCCGACGAAAAGCGAAGAGGGAAAAGAAATCAGGAAAGCGATAGTTCCTCAGGATCCAAACTGGTGGATCGTCAGCGCCGACTACTCCCAGATAGAACTGAGGATTCTTGCCCATCTCAGTGGTGATGAGAATCTTTTGAGGGCATTCGAAGAGGGCATCGACGTCCACACTCTAACAGCTTCCAGAATATTCAACGTGAAACCCGAAGAGGTAACTGAAGAGATGCGCCGCGCCGGTAAAATGGTGAATTTTTCCATCATATACGGAGTAACACCTTATGGTCTGTCTGTGAGGCTTGGGGTACCTGTGAAAGAAGCAGAAAAGATGATCGTCAACTACTTCGTCCTCTACCCAAAGGTGCGCGATTACATTCAGAGGGTCGTATCGGAAGCGAAAGAAAAAGGCTATGTTAGAACGCTGTTTGGAAGAAAAAGAGACATACCACAGCTCATGGCCCGGGACAGGAACACACAGGCTGAAGGAGAACGAATTGCCATAAACACTCCCATACAGGGTACAGCAGCGGATATAATAAAGCTGGCTATGATAGAAATAGACAGGGAACTGAAAGAAAGAAAAATGAGATCGAAGATGATCATACAGGTCCACGACGAACTGGTTTTTGAAGTGCCCAATGAGGAAAAGGACGCGCTCGTCGAGCTGGTGAAAGACAGAATGACGAATGTGGTAAAGCTTTCAGTGCCGCTCGAAGTGGATGTAACCATCGGCAAAACATGGTCGTGA
- a CDS encoding chemotaxis protein CheX, with protein MDARIVNALIGSVYETIRDVLGIEPKTGKPSTVSHIEIPHSLVTVIGITGGIEGSLIYSFSSETALKVVSAMMGGMEYNQLDELALSAIGELGNMTAGKLAMKLEHLGKHVDITPPTVVSGRDLKIKSFGVILKLPISVFSEEDFDLHLSVKSGG; from the coding sequence GTGGATGCAAGAATCGTGAACGCCCTCATTGGATCGGTTTATGAAACCATCAGAGATGTTCTGGGGATAGAGCCGAAAACAGGAAAACCCAGCACCGTATCACACATAGAGATTCCCCACTCGCTGGTAACCGTCATTGGAATAACAGGTGGAATAGAAGGCAGTCTGATCTATTCTTTTTCGTCGGAGACGGCACTGAAAGTTGTTTCCGCTATGATGGGTGGAATGGAATACAATCAACTCGATGAACTCGCTCTGAGCGCGATAGGAGAACTTGGAAACATGACAGCCGGGAAGCTGGCGATGAAACTCGAACACTTGGGAAAACATGTGGATATCACCCCGCCAACTGTGGTGAGTGGAAGAGATCTCAAAATAAAGAGTTTTGGTGTTATTTTGAAACTTCCGATCTCTGTCTTTTCGGAAGAGGATTTCGATCTTCATCTTTCAGTGAAGAGCGGAGGGTGA
- a CDS encoding AtpZ/AtpI family protein encodes MPISRNLFRDFGKYNIVVMFITTLASNIVVGALIGYYLDKWTFKNGILLFIFIILGIVSGFYNGFKILLKETERYDKSEKVNEKDGSDDNDNGNG; translated from the coding sequence ATGCCTATTTCCAGAAATCTTTTCAGGGACTTTGGAAAATACAACATAGTCGTTATGTTCATAACGACTCTGGCTTCGAACATCGTTGTCGGTGCTTTGATCGGGTATTATCTGGACAAATGGACCTTCAAAAATGGGATTTTACTGTTTATTTTCATAATTTTAGGAATTGTTTCAGGTTTCTATAACGGTTTCAAAATTCTTTTGAAAGAAACTGAGAGGTATGATAAAAGTGAAAAGGTTAACGAAAAAGATGGCAGTGACGATAATGATAATGGGAATGGTTGA
- a CDS encoding ATP synthase subunit I, producing the protein MIKVKRLTKKMAVTIMIMGMVEALVFGLISGFEKSWSPLLGSAGAVLNLFSLKNDIEKMASRGTTKGWVFGYLGRYTFSAALLLLGGLVSFETLLGVFFGLMNLKIVSFIAWRWTD; encoded by the coding sequence ATGATAAAAGTGAAAAGGTTAACGAAAAAGATGGCAGTGACGATAATGATAATGGGAATGGTTGAAGCACTCGTTTTTGGCTTGATAAGTGGCTTCGAAAAGAGCTGGAGCCCACTCCTTGGAAGTGCAGGAGCTGTACTGAATCTCTTTTCTTTGAAAAACGACATAGAAAAGATGGCTTCCAGGGGAACCACAAAGGGATGGGTCTTTGGATACTTGGGAAGATACACCTTCAGCGCGGCGCTTCTTCTTCTGGGTGGTCTTGTGTCTTTTGAAACTCTTCTGGGAGTTTTCTTTGGTTTGATGAATTTGAAGATAGTCTCTTTCATAGCCTGGAGGTGGACGGATTGA
- the atpB gene encoding F0F1 ATP synthase subunit A codes for MKITFSKKEKIFLAVFISLYVLVAVLNIQQLKRTPMEEIFGGLGKRWIVDINGFRINPMTIIVGTAIAIFLIVLAYRLRKFEMIPNRKQAFMESILEMFYEIVDESIPDKRFVKPTFVVATTLFLFITISNIIGGAVPGVSVVADETGAVQKVVLFNDTWPAPTGDLNTNLTYAVMVLIISHAFAIKSKGFKEWLKSWFYPNPVMFPINLIGELAKPISHSLRLFGNIGGGAILVYILSYMTKYFFAPIIFWGFFGIFVGLVQAFVFSMLAVAYISSQLS; via the coding sequence TTGAAGATCACGTTTTCAAAAAAAGAGAAAATATTTCTCGCTGTCTTCATTTCCCTCTACGTTCTCGTCGCCGTCTTGAACATCCAGCAGCTGAAACGGACACCCATGGAAGAGATCTTCGGTGGTCTCGGTAAAAGGTGGATTGTGGATATAAACGGCTTCAGGATCAATCCCATGACCATCATCGTTGGAACGGCTATAGCGATCTTTCTAATAGTGCTCGCGTACAGACTGAGAAAGTTCGAAATGATTCCAAACAGAAAGCAGGCTTTCATGGAGTCGATCCTCGAGATGTTTTACGAGATCGTTGACGAATCGATCCCAGATAAGCGATTCGTGAAACCCACTTTTGTAGTCGCAACCACACTTTTCCTCTTCATCACCATCTCGAACATAATAGGTGGAGCGGTGCCGGGCGTGAGTGTGGTCGCCGATGAAACTGGAGCTGTTCAGAAAGTAGTACTCTTCAACGACACCTGGCCGGCACCAACAGGAGACCTAAACACCAATCTCACCTACGCCGTCATGGTCCTCATCATCAGCCATGCTTTCGCCATAAAGTCCAAGGGATTCAAAGAGTGGCTGAAGTCCTGGTTCTATCCAAATCCGGTTATGTTCCCTATAAACCTCATCGGCGAACTGGCAAAACCCATCTCCCATTCTCTGAGGTTGTTTGGTAATATAGGAGGTGGAGCAATACTCGTTTACATCCTCTCTTACATGACGAAGTACTTCTTCGCTCCCATCATTTTCTGGGGATTCTTCGGTATCTTCGTTGGTCTGGTACAGGCGTTCGTGTTCAGTATGCTCGCAGTTGCATACATCAGTTCACAACTTTCGTAA
- a CDS encoding F0F1 ATP synthase subunit C, with product MENLGDLAQGLALLGKYLGAGLCMGIGAIGPGIGEGNIGAHAMDAMARQPEMVGTITTRMLLADAVAETTGIYSLLIAFMILLVV from the coding sequence ATGGAAAATCTTGGAGATCTCGCTCAGGGACTGGCGCTTCTTGGAAAATATCTCGGTGCAGGACTATGTATGGGAATAGGAGCCATCGGTCCTGGAATAGGAGAAGGTAACATAGGAGCCCACGCGATGGACGCCATGGCGAGACAACCTGAAATGGTCGGTACCATCACCACGAGGATGCTTCTTGCCGACGCCGTTGCCGAAACAACGGGTATATACTCTCTTCTCATAGCCTTCATGATCCTCCTCGTGGTGTGA
- the atpF gene encoding F0F1 ATP synthase subunit B gives MGFLEINWTSAAMLMLFVLMVYFLNKFLYTPFIEMAEKRRKKVEEDLKSAEQLKEEAEKMRSEAERFLSEARQRADEIVESARKEAEAIVEEAREKAKKEAQNIVESAKTQIEVEYKKALEQVQERAAELSVILATKLLQKVFQDERARREYLVKILKEEIEKS, from the coding sequence TTGGGCTTTCTGGAGATAAACTGGACCTCAGCGGCAATGCTGATGCTCTTCGTTCTCATGGTGTATTTTCTAAACAAATTCCTCTACACACCGTTCATTGAGATGGCGGAGAAGAGAAGAAAAAAGGTGGAAGAGGACCTGAAAAGCGCTGAGCAACTGAAGGAAGAAGCCGAAAAGATGAGATCTGAAGCCGAGAGATTTCTCTCCGAAGCAAGGCAGAGAGCAGACGAAATCGTAGAAAGTGCCAGAAAAGAAGCCGAAGCGATTGTTGAAGAAGCTCGTGAAAAGGCAAAGAAAGAAGCGCAGAACATCGTAGAGTCCGCAAAAACACAGATAGAAGTTGAATACAAAAAGGCTCTGGAACAGGTTCAGGAAAGAGCAGCGGAACTCTCCGTGATACTCGCTACCAAGCTTCTCCAAAAGGTGTTTCAGGATGAAAGAGCAAGAAGAGAGTATCTCGTCAAAATCCTCAAAGAGGAGATAGAAAAGTCATGA
- a CDS encoding F0F1 ATP synthase subunit delta translates to MRFSAVAGRYARALLNVAIEKEKEEEYLRFLDLVCQIYESSRELFDNPILKPEKKISLIKEIMKSFGQEMDEFQERFLTLVFERKRQKLLRNIRDLFEYEKILSEQKVPANLSIAHSPEDEELSLLRKFVRKYALKDPVFDISIDESLIAGALVEFEGFRLDTTVQGRLKRIAREALKRGEMS, encoded by the coding sequence ATGAGGTTCTCTGCGGTGGCGGGAAGGTACGCCAGAGCACTTTTAAACGTTGCAATAGAAAAAGAAAAAGAAGAGGAATACCTGAGATTCCTGGATCTTGTGTGCCAGATTTACGAATCAAGCAGGGAACTGTTTGACAATCCCATCTTGAAACCAGAAAAGAAGATTTCTCTCATAAAAGAGATAATGAAAAGTTTCGGCCAGGAAATGGATGAGTTTCAGGAACGATTTTTAACGCTCGTGTTTGAGAGAAAAAGACAGAAACTTCTGAGAAACATCAGGGATCTGTTCGAGTACGAGAAGATCCTGTCGGAGCAGAAAGTTCCGGCAAATCTATCGATAGCCCACAGCCCAGAAGATGAAGAACTTTCTCTCCTCAGAAAGTTCGTCAGAAAGTACGCTCTCAAGGATCCTGTTTTCGATATTTCCATCGACGAATCTCTCATAGCGGGTGCTCTCGTTGAATTCGAAGGATTCAGACTGGACACGACGGTTCAGGGCAGACTGAAAAGAATCGCCCGAGAAGCCCTCAAAAGGGGTGAGATGAGTTGA
- the atpA gene encoding F0F1 ATP synthase subunit alpha — protein MRINPGEITKVLEEKIKSFEEKIDLEDTGKVIQVGDGIARAYGLNKVMVSELVEFVETGVKGVAFNLEEDNVGIIILGEYKDIKEGHTVRRLKRIIEVPVGEELLGRVVNPLGEPLDGKGPINAKNFRPIEIKAPGVIYRKPVDTPLQTGIKAIDSMIPIGRGQRELIIGDRQTGKTAIAIDTIINQKGQGVYCIYVAIGQKKSAIARIIDKLRQYGAMEYTTVVVASASDPASLQYIAPYAGCAMGEYFAYSGRDALVVYDDLSKHAVAYRQLSLLMRRPPGREAYPGDIFYLHSRLLERAVRLNDKLGGGSLTALPIVETQANDISAYIPTNVISITDGQIYLEPGLFYAGQRPAINVGLSVSRVGGSAQIKAMKQVAGMLRIDLAQYRELETFAQFATELDPATRAQIIRGQRLMELLKQEQYSPMPVEEQVVVLFAGVRGYLDDLPVEEVRRFEKEFLRFMHEKHQDILDDIKTKKELTSETEEKLKKAIEEFKTTFRV, from the coding sequence TTGAGGATAAATCCTGGAGAAATCACGAAGGTTCTCGAAGAGAAGATAAAAAGTTTCGAGGAGAAGATCGATCTCGAAGACACTGGTAAGGTCATCCAGGTTGGAGACGGTATAGCCCGTGCGTACGGGTTGAATAAAGTGATGGTGAGTGAGCTCGTGGAATTCGTCGAAACTGGAGTCAAAGGAGTCGCCTTCAATCTGGAAGAGGACAACGTTGGTATCATCATACTCGGTGAATACAAAGATATAAAAGAGGGTCACACCGTCAGAAGATTGAAAAGGATCATAGAAGTACCGGTTGGAGAAGAGCTCCTCGGTAGGGTGGTCAATCCGCTCGGAGAACCGCTCGATGGAAAGGGCCCAATAAACGCAAAGAACTTCAGACCGATAGAAATAAAAGCCCCCGGTGTCATCTACAGGAAACCCGTCGATACACCTCTCCAGACAGGAATAAAGGCGATCGACTCCATGATTCCCATCGGGAGAGGCCAAAGAGAGCTGATCATAGGAGATAGGCAGACGGGAAAAACGGCCATCGCTATAGACACCATCATCAACCAGAAAGGACAGGGTGTGTACTGCATTTACGTGGCGATAGGTCAGAAAAAGTCCGCTATTGCAAGGATCATCGATAAACTCAGACAGTACGGAGCCATGGAGTACACAACGGTGGTTGTGGCCTCCGCTTCCGACCCGGCATCTCTCCAGTACATAGCACCGTACGCGGGCTGTGCCATGGGAGAGTACTTCGCATATTCCGGAAGGGATGCCCTCGTGGTCTATGACGATCTTTCGAAGCACGCCGTCGCCTACAGACAGCTCTCACTTCTCATGAGAAGGCCCCCGGGAAGAGAGGCTTATCCTGGGGACATCTTCTATCTACACTCCAGACTCCTTGAGAGGGCCGTCAGACTGAACGACAAACTCGGTGGAGGATCCCTCACGGCTCTACCCATCGTTGAAACTCAGGCGAACGATATATCCGCCTACATTCCAACGAACGTGATATCCATCACTGACGGTCAGATATACCTCGAGCCCGGATTGTTCTACGCCGGTCAGAGACCTGCTATCAACGTTGGTCTGTCCGTTTCCAGGGTTGGAGGATCTGCGCAGATAAAAGCAATGAAGCAGGTCGCCGGTATGTTGAGAATTGATCTTGCACAGTACAGAGAACTCGAAACGTTCGCTCAGTTTGCCACAGAACTGGATCCAGCTACCAGAGCCCAGATCATAAGAGGACAGAGGCTCATGGAACTTCTGAAACAGGAACAGTACAGTCCTATGCCCGTTGAAGAGCAGGTCGTCGTTCTCTTCGCAGGTGTCAGGGGATACCTCGATGATCTCCCGGTGGAAGAAGTCAGAAGATTCGAGAAGGAATTTCTCAGATTCATGCACGAAAAGCACCAGGATATCCTCGACGACATAAAGACGAAGAAAGAACTGACTTCGGAAACGGAGGAAAAACTCAAGAAAGCCATTGAAGAATTCAAAACCACTTTCAGGGTGTGA
- the atpG gene encoding ATP synthase F1 subunit gamma codes for MLQIKRKINATQSLMKITRAMEMVARAKVRKIESEYQKFKPFYDEVKRLWALVPAESLDPIFFEEGNRDLIVVITSDMGLCGSFNSEILREAERVISESRDPHLILVGLKAINHFKDGKVLKMYDRFYEIPDFRNGSTIVEDILNFLDGKPARVRVIFSRFKNVLIQRPEVHELLPIKKEEKKREDFEYEPRLEQIAPLIFHYYLSATLMELMFQTKIGEYYARQNAMKNATDNAQEVIRELTLAYNKARQASITQELIEIVTGAEALKEIEK; via the coding sequence ATGCTACAGATAAAGAGAAAGATAAACGCAACACAATCACTGATGAAGATCACGCGCGCTATGGAGATGGTAGCGCGCGCAAAGGTGAGAAAAATAGAGTCGGAGTATCAAAAATTCAAGCCCTTCTACGACGAAGTGAAAAGATTGTGGGCGCTGGTTCCAGCGGAATCTCTCGATCCGATCTTTTTTGAAGAAGGGAACAGAGACCTGATCGTGGTGATAACAAGCGATATGGGACTGTGTGGTTCCTTCAACAGTGAAATCTTGAGAGAGGCAGAAAGAGTGATCTCCGAATCCAGGGATCCACACCTCATACTCGTAGGTCTCAAAGCCATAAACCATTTCAAGGACGGAAAAGTGTTGAAAATGTACGACAGATTCTACGAAATACCCGACTTTAGAAACGGCTCTACGATCGTGGAAGATATTCTCAATTTTCTCGATGGGAAACCCGCGAGAGTCAGAGTGATTTTCAGCCGATTCAAAAACGTTCTTATACAGAGGCCAGAAGTGCACGAACTTCTTCCCATCAAAAAGGAAGAAAAAAAGAGAGAAGACTTCGAATACGAACCACGCCTAGAGCAAATTGCTCCGCTGATCTTTCATTACTATCTCTCGGCCACACTCATGGAACTCATGTTTCAGACGAAGATAGGAGAATACTACGCAAGACAGAACGCCATGAAGAACGCCACAGACAACGCCCAGGAAGTGATCAGGGAGCTGACACTGGCGTACAACAAAGCGCGTCAGGCTTCGATCACCCAGGAACTCATAGAGATCGTTACGGGAGCAGAAGCTCTGAAGGAAATAGAAAAATGA